A genomic window from Levilactobacillus yonginensis includes:
- a CDS encoding amino acid ABC transporter ATP-binding protein, protein MTKPIIEVKNLAKSFGKNDVLKDITEQVNPGQVIVVIGPSGGGKSTFLRCLNLLETPNSGEVDFDGQNLTTLDTKKVNELREQMGMVFQGFNLFPNMTVLENIKLAPMKVKGMDDAAATKRAHELLDQVNLDDHADAFPSSLSGGQAQRVAIARALAMDPKVMLFDEPTSALDPEMVGEVLNVMQELANQGMTMVVVTHEMGFAKSVADRVWFMADGYIQENNTPDEFFSNPQTDRAKDFLSKILM, encoded by the coding sequence ATGACTAAACCAATTATTGAGGTTAAGAACCTCGCCAAAAGCTTTGGCAAAAATGACGTGTTGAAAGACATTACGGAACAAGTAAATCCTGGCCAAGTCATCGTTGTCATTGGTCCTTCCGGTGGTGGGAAGTCAACCTTCCTTCGCTGCCTCAACCTGTTAGAAACGCCCAACAGTGGTGAAGTTGATTTCGATGGCCAGAATTTGACCACCCTCGATACCAAAAAAGTCAATGAATTACGGGAACAAATGGGAATGGTCTTCCAAGGATTCAACCTCTTCCCTAACATGACTGTCTTAGAAAACATCAAGCTGGCACCCATGAAAGTCAAAGGCATGGACGATGCAGCGGCCACCAAACGGGCCCACGAACTGCTCGACCAAGTTAACCTGGATGATCACGCCGACGCCTTCCCTAGCAGCTTATCTGGTGGGCAAGCACAACGGGTTGCCATTGCCCGGGCACTAGCAATGGACCCAAAGGTGATGCTGTTTGACGAACCCACTTCTGCCTTGGACCCTGAAATGGTCGGCGAAGTGTTGAACGTTATGCAAGAATTAGCCAACCAGGGCATGACGATGGTTGTGGTTACCCACGAAATGGGCTTTGCCAAATCCGTGGCCGACCGCGTCTGGTTCATGGCCGATGGCTACATTCAAGAAAACAACACTCCAGACGAATTCTTCAGCAATCCCCAAACGGATCGGGCTAAAGACTTCCTCTCTAAGATTCTGATGTAA
- a CDS encoding Tfp pilus assembly protein FimT/FimU has translation MVERRGFTLYEMLLVLAVVTSLTTLVGFQSNRRTNMAAEQAFWPAWQRIWQAGRQQAIQLKQPLRLSIEQKTGTTTLRESRSGRVLNRLRPPTTLKWRGGESSWQLLPHHGTAPRLVEWYSTTYRCWWYQTVQLGGNLIHVESAQQRRSSGLSPA, from the coding sequence GTGGTTGAGCGCCGGGGGTTCACGCTATATGAAATGTTGCTGGTATTGGCAGTCGTCACCAGTTTGACTACCCTAGTGGGTTTCCAGAGTAATCGGCGAACCAACATGGCTGCTGAACAAGCCTTTTGGCCAGCGTGGCAACGAATTTGGCAAGCTGGCCGTCAACAGGCTATTCAACTAAAGCAGCCGTTGCGTTTGTCAATTGAACAGAAGACTGGGACTACGACGCTGCGAGAGAGTCGTTCTGGAAGAGTGCTGAACCGATTGCGGCCCCCGACGACGTTGAAATGGCGTGGCGGGGAGTCTAGTTGGCAACTGTTGCCGCACCATGGCACCGCACCGCGATTGGTGGAGTGGTACAGCACCACGTATCGTTGCTGGTGGTATCAAACAGTACAGTTGGGAGGAAACCTCATTCATGTGGAATCAGCACAGCAACGACGATCATCAGGGCTTTCTCCTGCCTGA
- a CDS encoding prepilin-type N-terminal cleavage/methylation domain-containing protein, producing MQRRRGFTLVEMTIVLFIISLLILIILPNLSGQRHRAQRIHKSAMETVVQGQVTAYLDDHAGAVSVSYADLERDHYLTPAQVKQAEQEKIPPRG from the coding sequence GTGCAGAGGAGAAGGGGATTTACCTTGGTTGAAATGACAATTGTGCTATTCATTATTTCGCTACTGATTTTGATTATCCTGCCAAATCTAAGTGGTCAGCGACATCGAGCGCAACGAATTCATAAAAGTGCGATGGAGACGGTGGTTCAAGGACAAGTCACGGCCTATCTAGACGACCATGCTGGGGCAGTCAGCGTGAGCTATGCTGATTTGGAACGGGACCACTACCTGACGCCGGCTCAAGTCAAACAAGCGGAACAAGAAAAGATTCCGCCACGTGGTTGA
- a CDS encoding competence protein ComGF encodes MKCHQGFSLFEAILALAIAAGMFVVANGIDRILLRPVRQDSLAWFQAVTVLEQPHRYRIRRVLPTELQLWDTQSTPSNKAISIWRDNHNILRLTNEQKQGYDPLLKRVTEVKWTEVDRRGLVRLTLKQEGLPWHSTILDLRGSRDS; translated from the coding sequence ATGAAGTGTCATCAAGGTTTTAGCCTATTTGAAGCAATTTTGGCCTTGGCAATTGCTGCAGGAATGTTCGTCGTGGCTAATGGAATTGATCGCATTCTTTTAAGGCCTGTTCGACAGGATTCATTGGCTTGGTTTCAAGCAGTTACGGTGTTGGAACAACCACACCGGTACCGGATTCGGCGAGTGTTACCCACTGAACTGCAGCTGTGGGATACCCAAAGTACGCCGAGCAACAAAGCAATCTCAATCTGGCGAGACAATCATAATATCTTACGGTTAACTAATGAACAGAAACAGGGGTATGATCCACTGTTGAAACGGGTGACGGAGGTTAAGTGGACTGAGGTTGATCGGCGCGGGCTAGTTCGGTTGACTCTCAAACAGGAGGGATTACCATGGCACAGCACCATCCTCGATTTACGCGGCAGCAGGGATTCTTAA
- a CDS encoding YebC/PmpR family DNA-binding transcriptional regulator, with the protein MSGHSKWHNIQGRKNAQDAKRGKIFQKISRDLYQAAKAGGPDPDGNPQLRLEMDKARAANMPKENIKRALDKASGVGGAKFEEITYEGYGPAGTAIMVAALTDNKNRTAAAVRSAFTHHGGALGAAGSVSYMFDRKGYIVILRDGLDTDEDTMLMDALDAGADDMETTDDEFKIYTDPSSEIAVRDALQEKGYSLDTAEVRMFPQNTTEVPEAKASQYQGLIEELEDNDDVSDVYEAAVLPDGVE; encoded by the coding sequence ATGTCAGGACATTCAAAATGGCATAACATCCAGGGCCGGAAAAATGCTCAGGATGCAAAACGTGGAAAAATCTTCCAAAAAATCTCACGTGATTTGTACCAAGCTGCAAAAGCAGGTGGTCCTGATCCCGACGGTAACCCTCAACTTCGTTTGGAAATGGACAAGGCGCGGGCAGCTAACATGCCTAAGGAAAACATCAAGCGGGCTTTAGACAAAGCTTCTGGTGTTGGTGGCGCCAAGTTCGAAGAAATCACCTACGAAGGCTACGGTCCAGCCGGGACAGCAATCATGGTTGCTGCCTTAACGGATAACAAGAACCGGACGGCTGCGGCTGTTCGTTCTGCCTTCACGCACCACGGTGGCGCACTCGGTGCAGCAGGTTCCGTTTCATACATGTTCGACCGTAAGGGTTACATTGTTATCTTACGTGACGGCTTGGATACGGATGAAGATACGATGTTGATGGATGCTTTGGACGCCGGGGCGGATGACATGGAAACCACGGATGATGAGTTCAAGATCTACACGGATCCTTCGAGTGAAATCGCTGTTCGTGATGCCCTTCAAGAAAAAGGGTATTCACTGGACACCGCTGAAGTTCGGATGTTCCCACAAAACACGACTGAAGTTCCAGAAGCCAAGGCTTCTCAATACCAAGGTTTAATTGAAGAATTGGAAGACAACGATGACGTTTCTGATGTCTACGAAGCTGCCGTTTTACCTGACGGTGTGGAATAG
- the comGA gene encoding competence type IV pilus ATPase ComGA, with product MIKRVIDEMLAAAVAVRASDIYVLPQATGYLIRLRYAQTVQLWREVSRTIGEQLISYLKFQANMAISDQRRPQVGALNWTGKGGDLELRFSTVGDYAARESLVIRIIYPYFSGNMAFLDARQPTRLIQLAQQRGLMVFAGPTGSGKTTTMYLTARELEQTAMILTIEDPVEIRETSFVQLQVNVAAGMTYPELLKVGLRHRPDVFIIGEIRDAETAQTAVRAALSGHLVLSTVHARSAGGVLTRLAELGVSLNQLQQVLTMTSYQRLVPRITGGPAVLLDIVTGRELQKKQRLEFSERWWEALEMARINGEVSQEVARQLRYG from the coding sequence GTGATAAAACGGGTGATTGATGAAATGCTAGCAGCGGCAGTTGCGGTGCGAGCCTCCGATATATATGTGTTACCGCAAGCAACAGGGTATTTGATACGATTGCGCTATGCACAAACGGTTCAGTTGTGGCGTGAGGTTAGTCGAACGATTGGAGAACAACTTATTTCTTATCTCAAGTTTCAGGCCAATATGGCAATTAGTGACCAACGGCGACCTCAGGTGGGTGCCCTGAATTGGACGGGAAAAGGTGGGGACTTGGAACTAAGATTTTCAACGGTGGGGGACTATGCGGCCCGTGAGTCGTTGGTGATACGGATAATCTACCCCTATTTTTCTGGGAACATGGCTTTTCTGGATGCCCGTCAGCCAACCAGGTTGATCCAATTAGCACAGCAACGGGGATTGATGGTTTTTGCTGGGCCAACTGGTTCCGGTAAGACGACCACGATGTATTTGACAGCCCGCGAACTAGAGCAGACTGCTATGATATTGACCATTGAAGATCCGGTGGAGATTCGGGAGACTAGTTTTGTTCAGCTACAGGTTAACGTTGCTGCAGGGATGACCTACCCCGAACTTTTAAAAGTGGGATTACGCCATCGACCGGACGTGTTTATTATTGGTGAGATTCGAGATGCAGAGACGGCTCAGACAGCGGTGCGCGCGGCGTTGAGTGGCCACTTAGTGCTTAGTACAGTACACGCGCGCAGCGCTGGTGGCGTGCTGACTCGGCTGGCAGAACTTGGTGTGTCACTGAATCAGTTACAGCAAGTCTTGACGATGACGAGCTATCAGCGGCTAGTTCCCAGAATAACTGGCGGGCCAGCAGTCTTATTAGACATTGTCACCGGACGAGAACTGCAAAAAAAGCAGCGGTTAGAATTTTCTGAAAGGTGGTGGGAAGCTCTTGAGATGGCGCGGATTAACGGCGAAGTTTCACAAGAAGTGGCTCGGCAACTCCGCTACGGTTAA
- a CDS encoding type II secretion system F family protein, with amino-acid sequence MRWRGLTAKFHKKWLGNSATVKWPLASQLQFCQLLADQLASGFSLRQAIAFSREVKADLPESVAQVATELAEGTNFVASLAPYLQPNVFYQLRLTATYGELGPALNQAATLLRLMATQKKRLHQLLFYPFALLLGMLGLFVTLQVGILPQLQQEIAPQRTTTFAAGQYLILMSVIGFVCFGVTSYRWWRQQSRLTLASWYLRLPLIGRLCRAYYAYYLAASLSQLVNSGLSVKQMITVLIQLPEQALLHQLAVTLSSQLGAGQSPVGWLRQQAYVPNQLVILLQKGSTNDQLARELQLYSDLRYRELVQASEQTLALVQPILLTVVALMIVGAYLSLLLPMYTNLQGVM; translated from the coding sequence TTGAGATGGCGCGGATTAACGGCGAAGTTTCACAAGAAGTGGCTCGGCAACTCCGCTACGGTTAAGTGGCCATTAGCTAGTCAGCTGCAATTTTGCCAGTTACTAGCTGATCAATTGGCGAGTGGGTTTTCTCTGCGCCAGGCGATCGCTTTCAGTCGAGAGGTAAAGGCTGACCTACCTGAAAGTGTGGCTCAAGTAGCCACTGAACTGGCGGAAGGGACTAATTTTGTGGCCAGTTTAGCGCCGTATTTACAGCCTAACGTGTTCTATCAGCTACGGTTAACCGCGACGTATGGTGAGCTTGGTCCGGCACTAAATCAGGCGGCTACGCTCCTAAGGTTGATGGCTACTCAGAAGAAACGCCTGCACCAATTGCTTTTCTACCCGTTTGCACTTCTGCTGGGGATGTTGGGATTATTTGTCACGCTTCAGGTGGGAATTCTACCACAGCTCCAGCAAGAGATTGCCCCACAGCGGACGACAACCTTTGCTGCGGGTCAGTACCTGATATTGATGAGCGTCATCGGTTTCGTGTGCTTTGGAGTGACGAGTTATCGTTGGTGGCGTCAACAATCCCGATTGACTTTGGCTAGCTGGTATCTGCGGTTACCCTTGATAGGACGACTTTGTCGGGCGTACTATGCGTATTATTTGGCGGCTAGTTTGAGTCAGTTAGTGAACAGCGGCCTGAGCGTTAAGCAAATGATTACTGTCCTCATTCAGTTACCAGAGCAAGCGTTGTTGCATCAGCTGGCTGTGACTTTGTCTAGTCAATTAGGTGCCGGTCAGTCGCCAGTTGGTTGGTTGCGGCAACAGGCTTACGTGCCGAACCAACTCGTTATTTTGCTCCAGAAGGGGAGCACCAATGATCAGTTGGCTAGGGAACTTCAGCTCTACAGTGATTTACGTTATCGAGAGCTGGTTCAAGCCAGTGAGCAGACGTTGGCTCTCGTGCAACCAATCTTATTAACGGTGGTTGCATTAATGATTGTCGGGGCGTATTTGAGCTTGTTGCTTCCCATGTATACAAATTTGCAGGGGGTTATGTAG
- a CDS encoding ABC transporter substrate-binding protein/permease — protein sequence MKKKLILLLALVLTIVTGFTTLSSTTANAATDNSLTKVEKKGTLVMGTSPDYPPYEFQATVHGKSKIVGMDVAVGKKIAKDMGVKLVVKSMSFDSLLVALQTGKVDMVISGMNPTPARKKNVDFTHTYYQGGYSIVINKSDKGIYKDKDSFVGKTIGAQTGSTMYNESKKQTSGTTVKGMTSVSDLILALQSHKIQGVAMEKPSAQAYVANNKELAAIPSKFDLSASDTSASVAFAKGSDALVAKANKSVDQIKNQNLVNKNYLPAAGKYLKTNTVNTSMLHYWKAFLTGIEYTLIITVCSVFFGFILGVILALARMGQGGVVRTGLRWLATAYVEFIRGTPMMVQVMFVYFGLGLIVNLPALTSGIIAISLNSGAYVAEYIRGGINSVDDGQTEAARSLGMSSGATMRFVVLPQALKNIWPSLGNEFITLIKDSSIVSIIGVSELIFQSNIVRSDTYRGVAPIAVIMVLYFVLTFTASRILNYFERRMQHD from the coding sequence ATGAAAAAGAAACTAATCTTATTGCTCGCCCTCGTCTTAACAATCGTGACTGGCTTCACCACGCTGTCTTCAACGACAGCCAATGCCGCCACGGATAACTCGCTGACGAAGGTCGAGAAAAAGGGGACGTTGGTCATGGGAACTTCCCCTGACTACCCACCGTATGAATTCCAAGCTACCGTTCACGGCAAGTCGAAAATCGTCGGCATGGACGTAGCCGTTGGGAAGAAAATTGCCAAGGATATGGGCGTGAAGCTCGTGGTTAAATCCATGTCCTTTGACTCCCTCCTGGTTGCCTTGCAAACCGGTAAGGTTGACATGGTCATCTCCGGAATGAACCCAACTCCCGCTCGGAAGAAGAATGTTGATTTTACCCACACCTACTACCAAGGTGGCTACAGCATTGTCATCAATAAATCCGACAAAGGTATCTATAAAGACAAGGATTCCTTCGTCGGTAAGACTATTGGTGCTCAAACCGGTTCGACTATGTATAATGAATCCAAGAAGCAAACGTCAGGTACGACTGTCAAAGGCATGACCTCCGTTTCCGACTTGATTCTGGCTTTGCAAAGCCACAAGATTCAAGGGGTAGCCATGGAAAAGCCTTCAGCTCAAGCCTACGTGGCTAACAACAAGGAACTGGCCGCTATTCCAAGTAAATTTGATTTAAGTGCTTCCGATACTAGTGCTTCCGTTGCCTTTGCTAAGGGATCTGACGCTCTGGTTGCCAAGGCTAACAAGTCCGTTGACCAGATTAAGAACCAGAACCTGGTTAACAAGAATTACCTCCCCGCTGCTGGGAAGTACTTGAAGACCAACACCGTCAACACCAGCATGCTCCACTACTGGAAGGCCTTCCTGACTGGGATTGAATACACCTTGATCATCACGGTCTGCTCCGTCTTCTTTGGATTTATCCTTGGGGTCATCTTAGCCCTAGCACGGATGGGTCAGGGCGGCGTTGTTCGGACGGGTCTCCGTTGGTTAGCAACAGCTTACGTTGAATTCATCCGGGGGACACCTATGATGGTTCAAGTCATGTTCGTCTACTTCGGCTTAGGCCTCATTGTAAACTTACCGGCCTTGACATCCGGGATCATTGCCATTTCACTAAACTCTGGTGCTTACGTGGCTGAATACATTCGTGGTGGGATCAACTCCGTAGATGATGGTCAAACAGAAGCCGCACGGAGCCTAGGGATGTCCAGTGGTGCTACTATGCGTTTCGTAGTCTTACCACAAGCCTTGAAGAACATCTGGCCTTCATTAGGAAACGAATTTATTACCTTGATCAAGGATAGTTCCATCGTTTCCATCATCGGGGTCTCCGAATTGATTTTCCAAAGCAACATTGTCCGGTCTGACACTTACCGGGGGGTTGCTCCAATCGCCGTCATCATGGTCCTCTACTTTGTTCTGACGTTCACGGCGTCCCGGATCTTAAACTACTTCGAAAGGAGAATGCAGCATGACTAA
- a CDS encoding YhgE/Pip family protein: MKKLRKNGVAGWVLAASLVLPVICASLLIRSFWDPFGQTAKLPVAVVNLDQPVNYQGKRLAVGDNVVSQLKQNHELGWRFLSASEAAAGMKRNRYYTVITIPKNFSQHAKTVTDAQPQPMKLSYATNDSLNYIGGIISQTGATQLNQAVRQAVTKAYALSMFQQIKHSGQGFQRAATGATQLKNGTVTLSDGLNAYTTGVHNLNKGVLQLSTKVQTLPVGVQRLTTGAGKLTTGLDQLHAKTQPLATGVLRLDTGSKRLTTGAAKVADGAEQLTTKTGRLAPGVRQLAVGARRVNNGMHQLETKVSPLAPGISRLDNGSQQVTTGLQQLNAKSGALASGVVQLQDGSQLLAMSTVKYTNGVYQLNTGLQALNTKSQTLTQAIERLAVGSDDLNKSVQGGQKGITDLSKGVQALASGSATGQQKFIAVTANATSVLTQDLAALEQAITSDSTTASDSLQAVQNNVAQLRRQAGGTDSTGTGNATSQAAANLTQAVANLDDSHASDAGLSQSQIDAKVTAVAAKTKMTAEQQAAMKSALANAGTSRSSTDSSAKQAVTVAAQKLVAASDQRSTAPTVMTQRAMAKLQSQLVALDDSSANSSAATIALKKLKADVQTIQGGFSELGQALALQSAALSGLNTKVNTSDKSLASQYAALISGSQKLAAGLDQVKQQTPDLTAGVGQLAQGSRQLKDKSLALTAGTSKLVAGTAEMAQGMPTLTTGVGKLLNGSQQLTTGLQQVNGQMPVLQGGITSLANGSLQVADGLTTLNAQLPALTNGLQRLTTGAGSVVNGAGQLQGGLDRLNGQVPLLVAGVSQLTAGGHQLSNGLTTLNGQTPALVKGIGRLATGSQKLDQNSDKLVAGAKKVSDGNGTLAQSLQGGADKISAQPLTSRMAEMFAAPSDLDHQRFSYVPNFGHAIAPFVVAMMTFLGLTVLVVFFDICQRLRTPRQLLNLTGWVVLQGLLTSGLLGVMLHAVHPLAFMGWTTLFAVTVLSVELALRVYLGRLAVFVVGGLFFLQLCVANGIFPSQTVRTLYAPLAKFLPVTYANLGLSQALSGMGISTTVLTMGLSAACVILVLSVGAISLRFVRQFDKQQSETLDN, translated from the coding sequence TTGAAAAAATTAAGGAAGAACGGAGTTGCTGGGTGGGTGTTAGCCGCCAGCCTGGTGCTGCCAGTTATCTGTGCGAGTCTACTCATTCGGTCCTTCTGGGACCCATTTGGGCAAACTGCCAAGCTGCCAGTGGCCGTGGTTAATTTGGATCAGCCAGTTAATTATCAGGGAAAACGACTGGCTGTGGGGGACAATGTCGTGAGCCAGTTAAAGCAAAATCATGAACTGGGCTGGCGTTTTCTATCTGCGAGTGAAGCGGCGGCGGGAATGAAACGGAACCGATACTACACGGTCATAACGATTCCTAAGAACTTTTCCCAACATGCCAAGACGGTGACGGATGCACAGCCCCAGCCCATGAAGCTGTCGTATGCGACGAATGATTCGCTGAACTATATTGGTGGCATTATCAGTCAAACTGGTGCTACTCAATTGAACCAGGCCGTACGCCAAGCTGTGACGAAGGCGTACGCATTGAGCATGTTTCAGCAGATCAAGCACAGTGGTCAGGGCTTTCAACGGGCAGCAACGGGGGCTACGCAGTTAAAGAATGGGACCGTGACGTTATCTGATGGCTTAAATGCTTATACCACTGGGGTTCACAACTTGAACAAAGGGGTGCTTCAGCTGTCAACAAAAGTTCAGACGCTGCCGGTTGGTGTACAGCGTCTCACAACTGGGGCTGGGAAATTGACGACTGGGTTGGACCAGCTCCACGCGAAGACGCAACCGTTAGCAACTGGTGTTTTACGACTGGATACCGGGTCTAAGCGTTTGACAACGGGTGCTGCTAAGGTTGCTGATGGTGCAGAGCAACTGACCACGAAGACAGGGCGTTTGGCACCTGGTGTTCGGCAGCTAGCTGTGGGAGCACGCCGAGTGAATAATGGGATGCACCAACTAGAAACGAAGGTAAGTCCCTTGGCACCAGGTATTTCACGACTGGATAACGGTTCCCAACAAGTAACAACCGGATTGCAGCAACTAAATGCCAAGAGTGGTGCTCTTGCGTCCGGCGTCGTGCAGCTACAAGATGGTAGTCAGCTCTTAGCCATGAGTACAGTTAAGTATACGAATGGGGTTTACCAGTTGAATACTGGTCTTCAGGCGTTGAATACCAAATCTCAAACTTTAACCCAAGCAATTGAGCGGTTAGCTGTGGGTTCTGATGATTTGAATAAGAGCGTTCAGGGCGGACAAAAAGGTATAACAGATCTGTCTAAGGGTGTTCAAGCTTTAGCTAGCGGTTCAGCAACTGGCCAGCAGAAGTTTATTGCTGTGACTGCCAACGCGACGTCCGTATTGACGCAGGACCTGGCAGCCCTGGAACAAGCAATTACTTCTGACAGCACGACTGCAAGCGATTCTTTACAAGCCGTCCAGAACAACGTTGCTCAGTTACGACGTCAGGCGGGTGGTACTGATTCAACGGGAACTGGCAATGCCACCTCCCAGGCAGCGGCAAACCTGACGCAGGCAGTGGCTAATTTGGACGATTCGCATGCAAGTGATGCTGGACTGTCGCAGAGCCAGATTGATGCTAAGGTGACGGCTGTTGCGGCTAAGACTAAAATGACCGCAGAACAGCAGGCGGCGATGAAGTCAGCACTGGCAAATGCTGGTACGTCGCGAAGTAGCACTGACTCGTCGGCCAAACAGGCAGTGACTGTGGCTGCTCAAAAGTTGGTGGCTGCTAGTGATCAACGGTCAACTGCACCAACTGTAATGACTCAGCGAGCCATGGCTAAGCTTCAAAGTCAGCTAGTAGCGCTTGATGACTCGTCCGCCAATTCTTCAGCGGCTACGATTGCTTTGAAGAAGTTAAAGGCGGATGTACAAACGATACAGGGTGGATTCAGCGAATTGGGACAAGCGCTAGCGTTACAGAGTGCCGCGCTGAGTGGGTTAAATACGAAGGTGAATACATCTGATAAGAGTCTGGCGAGTCAATATGCGGCTTTAATTAGTGGCTCCCAAAAATTGGCTGCTGGGTTAGATCAGGTTAAACAACAGACGCCGGATCTAACGGCTGGTGTTGGCCAACTTGCGCAGGGGAGTCGTCAGCTGAAAGATAAAAGTCTAGCATTGACAGCGGGCACTTCTAAATTGGTGGCAGGAACGGCTGAAATGGCTCAAGGGATGCCGACCCTCACGACTGGTGTTGGGAAATTACTAAATGGCTCACAACAGCTGACAACGGGCCTCCAGCAGGTAAATGGTCAAATGCCCGTCCTCCAAGGTGGCATAACGAGCTTGGCGAATGGTTCGTTACAAGTGGCCGATGGCTTAACCACGTTAAATGCCCAGTTGCCAGCACTGACCAATGGGTTGCAACGACTTACTACGGGAGCCGGTAGTGTTGTCAATGGTGCGGGTCAATTGCAAGGCGGCCTGGATCGGTTAAACGGTCAAGTTCCTCTGCTGGTCGCTGGTGTCTCGCAATTAACTGCAGGTGGTCATCAGCTTAGTAATGGACTGACCACCTTGAATGGTCAGACGCCTGCTCTGGTCAAAGGGATTGGTCGACTGGCTACTGGTTCGCAAAAGCTGGATCAGAATTCAGATAAATTGGTTGCCGGGGCGAAGAAAGTCTCTGATGGCAATGGAACTTTGGCCCAATCATTACAAGGGGGTGCCGATAAAATCAGTGCTCAGCCACTGACAAGTCGAATGGCAGAAATGTTTGCAGCACCTTCGGACTTGGATCATCAGCGTTTTAGTTATGTGCCGAACTTTGGTCATGCAATTGCGCCCTTTGTGGTAGCGATGATGACGTTCTTAGGACTGACCGTGTTAGTAGTATTCTTTGATATTTGCCAACGGTTACGCACGCCAAGACAACTCTTGAACCTGACTGGCTGGGTCGTCCTCCAAGGTCTGTTGACCAGTGGTCTGCTCGGAGTGATGCTTCATGCTGTTCATCCGCTTGCTTTCATGGGTTGGACGACGCTCTTTGCCGTGACGGTGTTGAGTGTTGAATTAGCGTTGCGGGTGTACCTCGGACGGTTAGCAGTGTTCGTGGTCGGTGGACTCTTCTTCCTGCAGCTTTGTGTGGCCAATGGCATCTTTCCTAGTCAAACGGTGAGAACATTATATGCACCACTGGCTAAATTCTTGCCAGTAACTTACGCGAACCTCGGCCTGTCGCAAGCACTGAGTGGAATGGGAATCAGCACGACCGTTTTAACAATGGGGCTAAGTGCAGCATGTGTGATCTTAGTTCTGAGTGTGGGCGCAATTAGCCTACGATTTGTGCGTCAGTTTGATAAGCAGCAATCAGAAACATTAGATAATTAG